A stretch of the Aphelocoma coerulescens isolate FSJ_1873_10779 chromosome 22, UR_Acoe_1.0, whole genome shotgun sequence genome encodes the following:
- the SFRP1 gene encoding secreted frizzled-related protein 1 has product MGSVGGPGRAALRALVSVAAGLLACGVASEYDYVSYQSDLGPYPGGRFYAKPHQCVAIPADLRLCHSVGYDKMVLPNLLDHETMAEVKHQASSWVPLLNKNCHVGTQVFLCSLFAPVCLDRPVYPCRWLCEAVRDSCEPVMQFFGFFWPEMLKCDQFPQDDVCIAMTAPNATEVSRPKGTTVCPPCDNEMKSEAIVEHLCASEFALKMTIKEVKKENGDKMIIPRKRKALKLGPIRKKNLKKLVLFLKNGADCPCHQLDNLSHYFLIMGRQVKTQYLLTAIYKWDKKNKEFKKFMKKMKSPDCPTFPSVFK; this is encoded by the exons ATGGGCAGCGTGGGGGGGCCCGGTCGGGCCGCCCTGCGGGCGCTGGTGTCGGTGGCCGCCGGGCTGCTGGCGTGTGGCGTGGCCAGCGAGTACGACTATGTCAGCTACCAGTCAGACCTGGGCCCTTACCCTGGCGGGCGCTTCTACGCCAAACCCCACCAGTGTGTGGCCATCCCTGCCGACCTGCGGCTTTGCCACAGCGTGGGCTACGACAAGATGGTGCTGCCCAACCTGCTGGACCACGAGACCATGGCCGAGGTGAAGCACCAGGCGAGCAGCTGGGTGCCACTGCTCAACAAGAATTGCCATGTGGGCACCCAGGtcttcctctgctccctcttTGCCCCCGTCTGCCTGGACCGGCCGGTCTACCCCTGCCGCTGGCTCTGCGAGGCCGTGCGTGACTCCTGTGAGCCTGTCATGCAGTTCTTTGGCTTCTTCTGGCCAGAGATGCTCAAGTGTGACCAGTTTCCCCAGGATGACGTCTGCATTGCTATGACAGCTCCCAATGCCACCGAGGTCTCCAGGCCCAAAG GAACAACTGTGTGTCCACCTTGTGACAACGAGATGAAGTCAGAGGCCATTGTGGAGCACCTCTGTGCCAGTGAGTTTG CTCTTAAGATGACCATAAAGGAAGTGAAAAAGGAGAATGGGGACAAGATGATCATTCCACGGAAGAGGAAGGCACTGAAGCTGGGGCCCATTCGGAAGAAGAACCTGAAGAAGCTGGTGCTGTTCCTAAAAAATGGGGCAGACTGTCCCTGCCATCAGCTGGACAACCTCAGCCACTACTTCCTCATCATGGGCCGCCAGGTGAAGACCCAGTACCTGTTGACAGCCATCTACAAGTGGGacaagaagaacaaagagtTCAAGAAGTTCATGAAGAAGATGAAATCACCCGACTGCCCGACGTTTCCATCCGTTTTCAAGTGA